The following proteins are encoded in a genomic region of Chitinophagales bacterium:
- the crcB gene encoding fluoride efflux transporter CrcB, protein MNWLYVFIGGGLGSVCRYLTANWLNELEFKDFPIGTLGVNLIGSFIIGFVICYLQFNNMLEDKLKYLLVVGFLGGFTTFSSFALENFLLIERKAIKTSLLYISSSLFLGILLAYIGYWLMNRILVSNL, encoded by the coding sequence ATGAATTGGCTGTATGTTTTTATTGGTGGTGGATTAGGCAGCGTTTGTAGATATTTAACTGCTAATTGGTTGAATGAGTTAGAGTTTAAAGATTTTCCTATTGGTACTTTAGGTGTAAATTTAATAGGCAGTTTTATTATTGGATTTGTAATTTGTTATTTGCAGTTTAATAATATGTTAGAAGATAAATTAAAGTATCTTTTAGTAGTAGGATTTTTAGGTGGTTTTACTACATTTTCTTCTTTTGCATTAGAAAATTTTTTACTGATAGAACGCAAAGCGATTAAAACTTCGCTACTATATATAAGTAGTTCTTTGTTTTTAGGAATTTTGTTGGCTTATATTGGCTATTGGTTGATGAATAGAATTTTAGTTTCTAACCTCTAA
- a CDS encoding redoxin domain-containing protein: MKKIFTILLVIAFLSNVAFAAQSKGIKITVKGLENKQAILAYYYENSKFIADTLVFDKNATLTIESPEKYADGVYLLAFPDLKYTYFDFIIKEHQFTLATDTADLVNHMKVKGSKENEVMYKDLYFMLPVGKENASLNQSLKDLNPKTQEYKVQKEKLDSNNIHISNSRSNLAKQYPNTLYGSLLSIMNSPNVPKEQLDKDRNWIDTTATLTYIKQHYFDIINFKDSAYVRTPIFKSYLTKYFDMYANPNPDSLIVEIDKLIEKTKSNDLLYQYSLNTIFDKYAKSDIMGYDKIYIYLSDNYYLNGKAWWSEKESLDKLKKYIDEIRPTIIGNTAPNFIFRDSSYNTYNFYSLMNQHAYTLLIFWDSDCGHCKQEIPEIKAAYDSIKTLGVQVVSIAIDTDEKNFKAFAAKNCHTEWITGWDPYVQSAFRKEYNTSSTPKLYLINNSTKQIKAKNLKVADLYGYISYLIKMEANKN; encoded by the coding sequence ATGAAGAAAATATTTACCATTTTATTAGTAATTGCATTTTTAAGTAATGTAGCATTTGCAGCACAAAGTAAAGGCATTAAAATAACTGTAAAAGGTTTAGAAAACAAGCAAGCTATTTTGGCTTACTACTACGAAAACAGCAAGTTTATAGCAGATACATTGGTGTTTGATAAAAATGCTACACTTACAATTGAGTCGCCAGAAAAATATGCAGATGGTGTTTATTTATTGGCTTTTCCTGATTTAAAATATACTTATTTTGATTTTATCATTAAAGAACATCAATTTACACTAGCTACCGATACAGCCGATTTGGTAAATCATATGAAAGTAAAAGGCAGCAAAGAAAATGAAGTCATGTATAAAGATTTATATTTTATGTTGCCCGTTGGAAAAGAAAATGCATCACTCAATCAATCATTAAAAGATTTAAATCCAAAAACACAGGAGTATAAAGTACAAAAAGAAAAGTTAGATAGTAATAATATACATATATCTAATTCTAGAAGTAATTTAGCTAAGCAATATCCAAATACATTGTACGGAAGTTTACTAAGCATTATGAACTCGCCTAATGTTCCAAAAGAACAACTAGATAAAGATAGAAACTGGATAGACACTACTGCTACACTTACCTATATTAAGCAACATTATTTTGATATTATCAACTTTAAAGATTCTGCTTATGTACGAACACCAATTTTTAAATCGTACTTAACTAAGTATTTTGATATGTATGCTAATCCAAATCCAGATTCTTTAATTGTAGAAATTGATAAACTAATTGAAAAAACTAAATCTAATGATTTATTATATCAATATTCATTAAATACTATTTTTGATAAATATGCTAAGAGCGACATCATGGGTTATGATAAAATTTATATTTATTTATCTGATAATTATTATTTAAATGGAAAAGCTTGGTGGTCAGAAAAAGAAAGTTTAGATAAACTAAAAAAATATATAGATGAAATAAGACCTACAATTATTGGAAACACAGCACCAAATTTTATTTTTAGAGACAGTAGCTATAATACTTATAACTTTTATAGCTTGATGAATCAACATGCATATACACTTTTAATATTTTGGGATTCTGACTGTGGACATTGTAAACAAGAAATTCCAGAAATAAAAGCAGCTTACGATTCTATAAAAACACTTGGCGTACAAGTAGTGTCTATTGCAATAGATACCGATGAAAAAAACTTCAAAGCTTTTGCAGCTAAAAACTGTCATACTGAATGGATTACAGGTTGGGATCCATATGTACAAAGTGCTTTTAGAAAAGAGTACAATACCAGTTCTACACCAAAACTTTATTTAATTAACAACAGTACAAAACAAATAAAAGCTAAAAATTTAAAAGTAGCCGACTTATACGGTTACATTAGCTATTTAATAAAAATGGAAGCAAATAAAAATTAA
- a CDS encoding methyltransferase, whose protein sequence is MSNTYFKFKQFTIHQDKCAMKVSTDACLFGAWIAQQKLQGNLLDVGTGTGLLSCIIAQQHCTLMIDAIERDTSSYEQAKENIVKNSFTNINIIYDDFFNYTTSKQYDAIVCNPPFYKNHLKSKQVQHNTAKHFDDAAFNSLFIKIYELSNSNTSIYLLLSAEQYTALIQLMRNNNLHVNEIIFIKHKTTHQAIRVFLKASLTASSTINTSEIIIKNEDDSYTSIFSNLLQDYYLAF, encoded by the coding sequence ATGTCAAACACTTATTTCAAGTTTAAACAATTTACCATTCATCAAGATAAATGTGCTATGAAAGTCAGCACCGATGCTTGTTTGTTTGGTGCTTGGATAGCTCAACAAAAATTACAAGGCAACTTACTAGATGTAGGCACAGGCACTGGTTTATTGTCTTGCATTATTGCACAGCAACATTGTACTCTAATGATTGATGCTATAGAACGAGATACGAGTAGCTATGAACAAGCAAAAGAAAATATAGTAAAAAATAGTTTTACTAATATTAATATTATTTATGATGATTTTTTCAACTATACGACTTCTAAACAATATGATGCTATCGTTTGCAATCCACCGTTTTATAAAAATCATTTAAAATCAAAACAAGTACAACACAACACTGCAAAACATTTTGATGATGCAGCATTTAATTCATTATTTATAAAAATATATGAACTATCTAATAGTAATACTAGTATTTATCTATTGCTATCAGCAGAACAATATACAGCACTCATACAACTAATGCGTAACAATAATTTACATGTTAACGAAATTATTTTCATTAAACACAAAACAACACATCAAGCAATAAGAGTATTTTTAAAAGCATCATTAACAGCAAGTAGTACTATAAATACAAGCGAAATAATTATAAAAAACGAAGACGATTCGTATACTTCAATATTCAGTAATTTACTACAAGATTATTATTTGGCGTTCTAG
- a CDS encoding cation transporter yields MGNHHHHHNIETKNIKAAFFINLCFAIIEIIGGIFTNSLAILSDALHDFGDSLGLGLAWYFQKIAQKEKDDNYTYGYIRYSLLGAIINSIILIIGSFFILKSAIPRLVNPEPMNTQGMFLLAILGIAVNSLAMWRLKQGHSHNEKVVALHFLEDILGWIAVLIGSVVIYFTNWYIIDPILSFIIACIIMFNVYRNIKSSIKIILQAVPENINIKDIQSTLLEIEYITSIHDIHIWSLDGNSNIMTAHIVTNLPINQQNNATIKAMVHEKLQPFAIEHITIEIENKDDFCSLDIEN; encoded by the coding sequence ATGGGCAATCACCATCATCATCACAATATAGAAACCAAAAACATTAAAGCTGCCTTTTTTATTAATTTGTGCTTTGCCATTATTGAAATTATTGGTGGAATATTTACCAATAGCTTAGCCATTTTATCTGATGCTTTGCATGATTTTGGTGATTCGCTTGGACTTGGTCTGGCTTGGTACTTTCAAAAAATAGCTCAAAAAGAAAAAGACGACAACTATACTTATGGTTATATTCGTTACTCTTTATTAGGTGCAATTATTAATAGTATTATTTTAATTATTGGTTCATTTTTTATTTTAAAATCTGCTATTCCACGATTAGTAAATCCAGAACCAATGAACACTCAAGGTATGTTTTTGCTAGCTATTTTAGGTATTGCAGTAAACAGTTTGGCAATGTGGCGACTCAAGCAAGGGCATTCACACAACGAAAAAGTAGTAGCACTACACTTTCTAGAAGATATTTTAGGTTGGATTGCAGTATTGATTGGTAGCGTGGTTATTTATTTTACCAATTGGTATATCATCGACCCAATTTTATCGTTTATAATTGCTTGTATCATTATGTTTAATGTATATCGCAATATCAAATCGTCTATTAAAATTATATTACAAGCAGTGCCAGAAAATATAAATATTAAAGATATACAATCTACACTTTTAGAAATTGAATATATTACTTCAATACATGATATACATATTTGGAGTTTAGATGGCAATAGTAATATTATGACTGCTCATATTGTTACCAACTTGCCTATCAATCAACAAAACAATGCAACAATAAAAGCCATGGTGCATGAAAAACTGCAGCCATTTGCTATTGAACACATTACTATAGAAATAGAAAATAAAGATGATTTTTGCTCTTTAGATATAGAAAATTAG
- the sprA gene encoding cell surface protein SprA, giving the protein MNTFAQSNDSIQLKYPIYDRNESFINQNSNKNNLDLKDPKAITQEVKYDLNTGKYVLYEKIGDNYYKTPTYMTFDEYMAYMKQKSEEDYFSQRSRAIDMAERKSKQPFLYQGPELFDRGFGGTKIEIKPQGTVEVTVGVNSQRIDNPVLLENQRRNINFDFDMNIQLGLQASIGDKLKLGINYNTQAGFSFDNQLKLAYEGKEDDIIKSLEFGNVSMPLRSALIRGPQSLFGVKTKLQFGRLTITNILSQQKSKTENIRVENGAQTKNFEIKADEYEENRHFFLSHYFRDTYEQNLAKTPFVASQVVINRLEVWVTNKTRQTTNVREVVAFADLGENNVNNVYNPAVINGNANPYPDNKSNNIYSILTQNSEQFRDPARTINFLTANGFQSIDDYEKVGARKLSESEYTFNPQLGYISLNLQLRPDEVLGIAMQYTVNGQVYQVGEFGNDLPPLADSTASEDRVLALKMLKATSIRVQNPIWDLMMKNIYSLGAYNVSDEMFLFDIYYKDPGGGFKRYLPDAGAISGKQLIKVVGLDRLNTQGDPYPDGRFDFLPGITITPQNGKIIFPVLEPFGKTLSNAINDPSIAAKYAYQYLYDTTKVGAQQFPEFNRYVMKGSYRGVDNSTFRLPGAFNLPQGSVIVRAGGNVLTENVQYTVNYGIGEINIIDQGILNSGLPIDISFENNLLFGVVNKSLLGTRLDYAVSKNFNIGFTHLRLAEKPFTNKVNIGNDPVRNNVLGLDLNYQGESKGLTKFFNKITAQDLTSPSKIQVMAEVAKFIPGSSKAINIDDQGTVYLDDFEGASTVYDVRGSFLSWQLSSAPKGMPDIYGMEKFPEAKLSDSLSYGFNRAKTSWYTIDPIFYNSNNTNPLDGAAIQAARDNRYTRQYLENDIFQNKQNDLVTNPPIATLDVAYFPEERGSYNYDAAPSPYSSGVDANGKLKDPSTRWGGIMRTIETSDFEAVNVEYIQMWVLDPFQYPGADRKGNLYIQLGNISEDILKDSRKQYENGLPKPNGGTTVDTSAWGVTPSIPNAITNYFDADPDVVRAQDVGLDGLDDDKERDFYATYLSSLSSLLTPTALDEAIADPSSDNYVFPRDDIFGSSTDLVTRYSKFSLSQGNSSNNLNNSSVNGNSKTFPDNEDLNNDNTLNENDEYYQYRIAFDQDFLTSSNFVTDRVPVTYEANGGIDTAYWYQFKIPIKEFESRVGNISDFRSIRFMRMVMTDFEQPVVFRFAQIGLIRNQWRRYDFSLLSSGEQVTNDNFDDTEFNVVSVNVEENSSRSPIPYAVPPGINREQNVNGVNNALQNEQSLALQICKLNDGDARAIYKVSDLDLRNYKRIKLFTHVENFVGGEGSAYPVNDNDLSVFIRIGADFTENYYEYELPLQVTPPGNYNPNSDADRAIIWPDSNELNIVIDSLTKIKEQRNKDNVNILVPYRVTNANKSTITVIGNPDIGNASLIMIGVRNPRRQEGVNAEYDDGLPKCAEVWINELRLSGLDETSGWAALGRVDFQLGNLGNITMSGNMHTIGYGDLEQRVDERYRDNYYQVDVAANLNLGNLLPEKAGLQIPVYAQYSQAVSTPQYDPYEFDTKLKHKFDEINADSDLSKSEKKDKIDSIKNVVQEVTTIKSVNVTNLQKVRTNAEKTARVYDVENFSFSYAYTQTEKQSPILEYETITRHRGSVGYNFSPKSVIWQPFKSIKNNSQYLKFIKEFNLNLKPNALAFRTDLNRQFGETKIRDIGDDGLVIDPTFDKYFTWDRFWSIKYNITKSINVDFTANNASRIDEPYGKLDTKEKRDSMWGNFLKFGRPINYNHIFNASYNLPLKSIPFLDWITVRTRYGATYDWTAASLVVPELGSMAQNSMDYQINAEVNFQELYKKANFLKPYANNQPKKSKEDYQQQLENHLKKEEDFKTKMYNKEQDIEKKIQEIEAAKIDTNFTKDDIDKLVDEKKKLKNDYRSLKMSKRNMTAPANPKLDAVLRPLMMIQRASLSFDRNYTTVLPGLMPAPLLFGQNFSQRAPGGAFLFGAQKDTNWLNTIASKGWISGDTTLNYQFIQTKQKAFNLRVSLEPFRDFRVEVSMQKTQGETYTEFFKKLSADGDYQHLTPQVNGNYSISFLMFRTLFGKIDDNNFSKAFRSFETLRTEYSQKFGDRNPNSTGIYINDSISLPNYAEGYGPYSQDVLLPALLAAYTGKNPDKVKLNPLKAFPLPNWRLTYNGIAKTSWGKKLFTSFNIKHGYNSTFSIGSYITNLNYIGTPGYFNEELYYVPENLDSLSGNYYALYAIPQITITEQLSPLIGVDITWKNTLITNFEFKKARTVGLSMLDYRLSENLTTEITASLGYKIANFKVPFKIKGKKITLDNDINLRADFSIRNDKTIAYKLDQNIAEPVNGQKTITLSTTMDYVVNQKLNVRVFYDFRRITPAVMSSYPSRTHRGGITFRFSLTP; this is encoded by the coding sequence TTGAACACATTTGCTCAAAGCAACGACTCTATTCAGCTCAAATATCCAATTTACGACAGAAACGAGAGTTTTATCAATCAAAATTCTAATAAAAACAATTTAGATTTAAAAGATCCAAAAGCAATTACACAAGAAGTTAAATACGATCTTAATACAGGCAAATATGTTTTGTACGAAAAAATTGGCGACAACTACTACAAAACACCAACTTACATGACTTTTGATGAATACATGGCTTACATGAAGCAAAAGTCAGAGGAAGATTATTTTTCTCAAAGGTCAAGAGCTATTGATATGGCAGAAAGAAAATCTAAACAACCATTCTTGTATCAAGGACCAGAATTGTTTGATAGAGGTTTTGGTGGAACAAAGATTGAAATAAAACCACAAGGAACAGTAGAAGTTACCGTAGGCGTTAACTCACAACGAATAGACAATCCAGTGTTGCTAGAAAATCAAAGAAGAAATATCAATTTCGATTTTGATATGAATATTCAGCTAGGTTTACAAGCATCAATTGGCGATAAATTAAAACTAGGCATCAACTACAATACACAAGCAGGTTTTTCTTTCGATAATCAATTAAAACTAGCTTACGAAGGAAAAGAAGACGACATCATTAAGTCACTAGAATTTGGTAATGTGTCTATGCCTTTGCGTTCTGCATTAATTCGTGGACCACAATCTTTATTTGGTGTTAAAACTAAATTGCAATTCGGTCGATTAACCATCACCAATATTTTGTCGCAACAAAAATCTAAAACCGAAAATATTCGTGTTGAAAATGGTGCTCAAACTAAAAACTTCGAAATTAAAGCTGATGAGTACGAAGAAAACAGGCACTTCTTTTTATCACACTATTTTAGAGATACTTACGAGCAAAACTTAGCCAAAACACCTTTTGTAGCTTCACAAGTAGTCATCAATAGACTAGAAGTTTGGGTTACCAATAAAACAAGACAAACAACCAATGTAAGAGAAGTAGTTGCTTTCGCAGATTTAGGAGAAAATAATGTCAATAATGTATATAATCCAGCAGTAATTAATGGTAATGCCAATCCATATCCAGATAATAAATCAAATAATATATATAGTATTCTAACTCAAAACTCAGAACAATTTAGAGATCCAGCAAGAACTATAAATTTCCTTACAGCAAACGGCTTTCAATCTATCGATGATTATGAAAAAGTTGGTGCTAGAAAGTTAAGCGAGTCAGAGTATACATTCAATCCACAGTTAGGTTATATATCATTGAATTTACAATTGCGACCAGATGAAGTCTTGGGTATTGCAATGCAGTATACTGTCAATGGTCAAGTATATCAAGTAGGAGAGTTTGGTAACGATTTACCACCTTTGGCAGATTCAACTGCTTCAGAAGATAGAGTACTTGCACTTAAAATGTTAAAAGCTACTTCTATTCGAGTACAAAATCCTATTTGGGATTTAATGATGAAAAATATCTATTCATTGGGTGCTTATAATGTAAGCGACGAAATGTTTTTGTTCGATATTTACTACAAAGATCCAGGTGGTGGTTTTAAAAGATATTTACCAGATGCAGGTGCTATTTCTGGAAAACAGTTAATAAAAGTAGTTGGTTTAGACAGATTAAATACACAAGGTGATCCATATCCAGATGGAAGATTCGACTTCTTACCAGGAATTACCATTACACCACAAAATGGAAAAATTATATTTCCAGTACTAGAACCATTTGGTAAAACATTAAGCAACGCTATTAACGATCCAAGTATTGCTGCTAAATATGCTTATCAATATTTATATGATACTACAAAAGTAGGAGCTCAACAATTTCCAGAGTTCAATCGTTATGTAATGAAAGGTTCTTATAGAGGTGTCGATAATAGTACCTTTAGATTGCCAGGTGCTTTTAATTTACCACAAGGTTCTGTTATTGTAAGAGCTGGTGGTAATGTACTTACAGAAAATGTACAATATACAGTAAATTATGGTATAGGTGAAATTAATATTATTGATCAAGGAATATTAAATTCTGGCTTACCAATAGACATTAGTTTTGAAAACAACTTGCTCTTTGGTGTAGTTAATAAATCTTTACTAGGAACACGATTAGATTATGCCGTTAGTAAAAACTTTAATATAGGTTTTACACACTTGCGTTTAGCAGAAAAACCATTTACCAATAAAGTAAATATTGGCAACGATCCAGTACGAAATAATGTATTAGGACTAGATTTAAATTATCAAGGAGAGTCTAAAGGTTTAACTAAGTTCTTTAATAAAATTACAGCACAAGACCTTACATCACCATCAAAAATACAGGTAATGGCAGAAGTTGCTAAGTTTATTCCTGGTAGTTCTAAAGCCATTAATATAGATGACCAAGGTACCGTTTACTTAGACGATTTTGAAGGTGCTAGTACTGTTTACGATGTAAGAGGCAGTTTCTTGTCATGGCAACTGTCGTCTGCACCTAAAGGAATGCCAGATATTTATGGCATGGAAAAATTTCCTGAAGCAAAACTAAGCGATAGCTTATCTTATGGTTTTAATAGAGCTAAAACTTCTTGGTATACCATCGATCCAATTTTTTACAATAGTAATAATACCAATCCATTAGATGGAGCAGCTATACAGGCAGCAAGAGATAATAGATATACTAGACAATATTTAGAAAATGATATATTTCAAAATAAACAAAACGATTTAGTTACTAATCCACCAATAGCTACACTAGATGTAGCTTACTTTCCAGAAGAAAGAGGTTCTTACAACTATGATGCAGCACCAAGTCCATATTCTAGTGGTGTTGATGCAAATGGAAAATTAAAAGATCCTAGTACAAGATGGGGTGGTATTATGCGTACTATCGAAACCAGCGATTTTGAAGCAGTGAATGTAGAGTATATTCAAATGTGGGTACTAGATCCATTTCAATATCCAGGTGCAGATAGAAAAGGTAATTTATATATTCAATTAGGTAATATATCAGAAGATATTTTAAAAGACTCTAGAAAACAATACGAAAATGGTTTACCTAAACCAAATGGTGGCACTACAGTAGATACTTCTGCTTGGGGTGTTACACCTTCAATTCCTAATGCTATTACTAATTACTTCGATGCAGATCCAGATGTGGTTAGAGCTCAAGATGTTGGTTTAGATGGTTTAGATGATGATAAAGAAAGAGATTTCTATGCTACTTATTTAAGTAGTTTATCTAGTTTATTAACACCTACAGCTTTAGATGAAGCAATTGCCGATCCATCTTCAGACAACTATGTTTTTCCTAGAGATGATATCTTTGGTTCATCTACAGACTTGGTAACTCGATATTCTAAATTTAGTTTGTCGCAAGGCAACTCATCAAATAATTTAAATAATAGTAGTGTTAATGGAAACTCTAAAACATTTCCAGATAATGAAGACTTAAACAACGACAATACTTTAAATGAAAATGATGAATACTATCAGTATAGAATTGCTTTCGATCAAGACTTTTTAACATCTTCTAATTTTGTTACCGATAGAGTTCCTGTAACTTACGAAGCAAATGGTGGTATAGATACTGCCTATTGGTATCAATTTAAAATTCCAATTAAAGAGTTTGAATCAAGAGTGGGTAATATTTCTGACTTTCGTTCTATTCGTTTTATGCGTATGGTAATGACCGATTTTGAGCAACCAGTTGTATTTAGATTTGCACAAATTGGACTAATCAGAAATCAATGGAGAAGATATGATTTTTCTTTATTGTCTTCAGGTGAACAAGTAACCAACGATAATTTTGACGATACAGAATTTAATGTAGTAAGTGTTAATGTTGAAGAAAATTCAAGTAGATCACCAATTCCATATGCTGTGCCACCAGGAATTAACAGAGAGCAAAATGTAAATGGTGTAAACAATGCACTACAAAATGAACAGTCTTTAGCACTACAAATTTGTAAATTAAATGATGGCGATGCTAGAGCTATTTACAAAGTGTCTGACTTAGACTTAAGAAACTACAAACGCATAAAATTATTTACGCATGTAGAAAATTTTGTAGGCGGAGAGGGAAGTGCTTATCCTGTTAACGACAACGACTTAAGTGTATTTATAAGAATTGGTGCCGATTTTACCGAAAACTATTACGAGTACGAATTGCCTTTACAAGTTACACCACCAGGAAATTATAATCCAAATAGCGATGCAGATAGAGCTATTATTTGGCCAGATTCTAACGAGTTGAATATTGTTATCGATTCTTTGACAAAAATTAAAGAACAAAGAAATAAAGACAATGTAAATATTCTAGTACCATATAGAGTTACCAATGCTAATAAAAGTACGATCACGGTTATAGGAAATCCAGATATAGGCAATGCCAGTTTAATTATGATTGGTGTTAGAAATCCAAGAAGACAAGAAGGCGTTAATGCAGAATATGATGATGGTTTGCCTAAGTGTGCCGAAGTTTGGATAAACGAATTGCGTTTAAGTGGACTAGACGAAACGAGTGGTTGGGCTGCTCTTGGTCGTGTAGATTTCCAATTAGGTAATTTAGGAAATATAACCATGTCTGGTAATATGCATACCATTGGTTATGGCGATTTAGAACAAAGAGTCGACGAAAGATATAGAGACAATTATTATCAGGTTGATGTTGCTGCAAATTTAAACTTAGGTAATCTGTTACCAGAAAAAGCAGGTTTGCAAATTCCAGTATATGCTCAATACTCACAAGCAGTGAGTACACCACAATACGATCCTTACGAATTTGATACCAAACTAAAACACAAGTTTGACGAAATTAATGCAGATAGTGATTTATCAAAATCTGAGAAAAAAGACAAAATTGACTCTATTAAAAATGTAGTACAAGAAGTAACCACTATAAAAAGTGTCAATGTAACCAATCTACAAAAAGTAAGAACAAATGCAGAAAAAACAGCTAGAGTTTACGATGTAGAAAACTTTTCTTTCTCTTACGCTTATACACAAACCGAAAAACAAAGTCCAATTTTAGAATACGAAACCATTACAAGACACAGAGGTTCTGTTGGTTATAATTTCTCTCCAAAATCGGTTATTTGGCAACCATTTAAATCCATCAAAAATAATAGTCAGTATTTAAAATTTATTAAAGAGTTCAATTTAAACCTTAAACCAAATGCACTAGCGTTTAGAACAGATTTAAATCGTCAGTTTGGCGAAACAAAAATTAGAGATATTGGCGACGATGGTTTAGTAATCGATCCAACTTTTGATAAATACTTTACTTGGGATAGATTTTGGTCAATTAAATATAATATAACTAAATCTATAAATGTAGACTTTACTGCTAACAATGCTTCTAGAATTGATGAACCTTATGGCAAGTTAGATACTAAAGAGAAGCGAGACAGTATGTGGGGAAATTTCTTAAAATTTGGACGACCAATTAATTACAATCATATATTTAATGCAAGCTATAATTTGCCATTAAAAAGTATTCCATTCTTAGATTGGATTACTGTTAGAACAAGATATGGTGCTACTTACGATTGGACTGCTGCATCTTTGGTTGTTCCAGAATTAGGAAGCATGGCACAAAATAGTATGGATTACCAAATCAATGCAGAAGTTAATTTTCAGGAATTGTATAAAAAAGCCAATTTCTTAAAACCATATGCCAATAATCAACCTAAAAAATCTAAAGAAGATTATCAGCAACAGTTAGAAAATCATCTTAAAAAAGAAGAAGATTTTAAAACTAAAATGTACAACAAAGAACAAGACATCGAAAAGAAAATACAAGAAATAGAAGCAGCTAAAATCGATACTAATTTTACAAAAGATGACATTGACAAACTGGTAGATGAGAAGAAGAAACTGAAAAACGACTATCGTTCTTTAAAAATGAGTAAGCGAAACATGACTGCACCAGCAAATCCAAAACTAGATGCAGTACTACGACCACTCATGATGATACAAAGAGCGTCTTTAAGTTTCGATAGAAATTATACTACTGTTTTACCAGGATTAATGCCAGCTCCTTTGTTATTTGGACAAAATTTCTCTCAAAGAGCACCAGGTGGAGCATTCTTATTTGGAGCTCAAAAAGATACCAATTGGTTAAATACCATTGCTAGTAAAGGTTGGATTTCTGGTGATACGACACTCAATTATCAGTTCATACAAACCAAGCAAAAAGCATTTAATTTACGCGTTTCTCTAGAACCATTTAGAGATTTTAGAGTAGAAGTAAGTATGCAAAAAACACAAGGCGAAACTTATACCGAATTCTTTAAAAAACTAAGTGCAGATGGAGATTATCAGCATCTTACACCACAAGTAAACGGAAATTATTCCATTTCTTTCCTAATGTTTAGAACACTTTTTGGAAAAATTGATGACAATAACTTTAGTAAAGCATTTAGAAGTTTTGAAACATTACGAACAGAGTATTCTCAAAAATTTGGAGATAGAAATCCAAATTCAACAGGAATTTATATCAACGATAGTATTTCATTGCCAAACTACGCAGAAGGTTATGGACCATATTCGCAAGATGTATTATTACCAGCTTTACTAGCAGCGTACACAGGAAAAAATCCAGACAAAGTAAAACTCAATCCACTAAAAGCATTTCCATTACCAAACTGGCGATTGACTTACAACGGAATTGCTAAAACTTCTTGGGGAAAGAAATTGTTTACTTCATTTAATATTAAACATGGATATAACTCTACATTTAGTATTGGTTCATATATTACTAATTTAAATTATATTGGAACACCAGGTTATTTTAATGAAGAATTATATTATGTTCCAGAAAATTTAGATTCGCTTTCTGGAAATTATTATGCTTTATATGCCATTCCACAAATAACTATTACAGAACAATTGTCGCCATTAATTGGTGTTGATATTACTTGGAAAAATACTTTAATTACCAATTTTGAATTTAAAAAAGCAAGAACTGTTGGCTTGTCTATGTTAGATTATAGATTGAGTGAAAACTTAACTACAGAAATTACAGCATCATTAGGATATAAAATTGCCAACTTTAAAGTACCATTTAAAATAAAAGGCAAGAAAATTACACTAGACAACGACATTAATTTAAGAGCAGATTTCTCTATACGAAATGATAAAACCATAGCTTATAAATTAGATCAAAATATAGCAGAACCAGTAAACGGACAAAAAACCATTACACTAAGTACTACAATGGATTATGTAGTGAATCAAAAATTAAATGTAAGAGTATTCTACGATTTTAGAAGAATAACACCAGCAGTAATGTCGTCTTATCCATCGAGAACACATCGTGGAGGCATTACCTTTAGATTCTCTTTAACACCGTAG